The following proteins come from a genomic window of Achromobacter sp. AONIH1:
- a CDS encoding glycosyltransferase family 2 protein has protein sequence MQKIPVSVVVMTKNEERNIAKCLKALAEFDEVFVIDSRSTDATCALAASLGAKVVDFQWNGKYPKKKQWCLEQLPFSHPVVLYVDADEEMTPALAREIRASLPRFEAGAGGAFVPFDYVFCGRKLRHGHRVYKLALLARDRSRFLDYDDLDVAHMWEVEGHYQPQVQGQTFALREPMVHNDHDSLFHYFDKHNRYSDWEASLRVKGLMNDPREANLGGRALLKRLFHALPFKAPISFLHSYVFRLGFLDGKAGFDYAVARAMYYWQIRIKTEEIRKARQACAEDGDDKVVAGAAK, from the coding sequence TTCGACGAAGTCTTCGTCATCGACTCGCGCAGCACCGACGCGACGTGCGCGCTGGCCGCCTCGCTGGGCGCGAAGGTGGTGGACTTCCAGTGGAACGGCAAGTATCCGAAGAAAAAACAATGGTGCCTGGAGCAGCTGCCTTTCTCGCACCCGGTCGTCCTGTACGTCGACGCCGACGAAGAGATGACGCCGGCGCTGGCCCGCGAAATCCGCGCCAGCCTGCCGCGCTTCGAGGCCGGCGCCGGCGGCGCCTTCGTGCCCTTCGACTACGTGTTCTGCGGCCGCAAGCTGCGACACGGCCACCGCGTCTACAAGCTGGCGCTGCTGGCCCGCGACCGCTCGCGCTTCCTGGACTACGACGACCTGGACGTGGCCCACATGTGGGAAGTCGAGGGCCACTACCAGCCCCAGGTACAGGGCCAGACCTTCGCGTTGCGCGAGCCCATGGTCCACAATGACCATGACTCGCTGTTCCACTATTTCGACAAGCACAACCGCTACTCGGACTGGGAGGCAAGCCTGCGCGTCAAGGGCCTGATGAACGACCCGCGCGAAGCCAACCTGGGCGGCCGCGCGCTGCTCAAGCGGCTGTTCCACGCGCTGCCGTTCAAGGCTCCGATCTCCTTCCTGCATTCCTATGTATTCCGCCTGGGCTTCCTGGACGGCAAGGCCGGCTTCGACTATGCGGTCGCGCGCGCCATGTACTACTGGCAGATCCGCATCAAGACCGAGGAAATCCGCAAGGCCCGACAGGCCTGCGCCGAGGATGGCGACGACAAGGTGGTGGCGGGAGCGGCGAAATGA
- a CDS encoding putative colanic acid biosynthesis acetyltransferase yields the protein MIPARRFHAGPAREADVADATDAAHVWPRVGDPPGALQRLDLFTLAPGQRGRSALTVQLWWLVQGSLFRWSPQFAYGFRRWLLRLFGARVGAKALIRPSATVTYPWKVDIGEHAWIGDDAVIYSLGPVHIGAHAVVSQRSYLCAADHDPDQPDFPLRERAVRIEDGAWVATDVFVAPGVTVGREAVVGARSSVFRDLPPAMICHGTPCRPVRARGRERA from the coding sequence ATGATCCCCGCCCGTCGGTTCCACGCGGGCCCGGCGCGCGAGGCGGATGTCGCGGATGCGACGGATGCGGCGCATGTCTGGCCACGCGTCGGAGACCCGCCTGGCGCGCTGCAGCGGCTGGACCTGTTCACACTGGCGCCCGGCCAGCGCGGCCGCTCCGCGCTGACGGTGCAGCTCTGGTGGCTGGTCCAGGGTTCCCTGTTCCGCTGGTCGCCGCAGTTCGCCTATGGGTTCCGGCGCTGGCTGCTGCGGCTGTTCGGCGCGCGCGTCGGCGCCAAGGCGCTGATCCGGCCCAGCGCCACCGTGACCTATCCCTGGAAAGTCGACATCGGCGAGCATGCCTGGATCGGCGACGATGCCGTGATCTACAGCCTGGGGCCGGTGCACATCGGCGCGCACGCCGTGGTGTCGCAGCGCAGCTACCTTTGCGCCGCCGACCATGACCCGGACCAACCCGACTTCCCGCTGCGCGAGCGCGCGGTGCGCATCGAGGACGGCGCCTGGGTCGCCACCGACGTGTTCGTCGCCCCCGGCGTGACCGTGGGCCGCGAAGCCGTGGTGGGCGCGCGCAGCTCCGTCTTTCGCGATCTGCCGCCCGCCATGATCTGCCACGGCACGCCGTGCAGGCCCGTGCGTGCGCGCGGACGGGAGCGCGCATGA
- a CDS encoding glycosyltransferase WbuB yields MKILIYGINYAPELTGIGKYSAEMAEWLAARGHSVSVVTAPPYYPQWRVHDGYRAGRYAREERAGVSVRRAPLWVPARPGGVKRLLHLASFALSSLPSLLRAAAGRPDVILVVEPALFCAPAAWLAARLCGARAWLHVQDYEVDAAFELGLLKGAWLRRAVARAERWLMRRFDRVSTISERMLALARDKGVEPARAVLLPNWIDAQAITPDLDGGAYRAQLGIPADAIVALYSGNMGGKQGLQVLADVARRLEGETRLWFVFCGQGPERAALQARCAGLARARFLDLQPAERLGELLCMADIHLLPQRAGAADLVMPSKLTGMLASGRPVVCGAAPGTELAGVITRCGLLTPPEDAAAMAEAVLSLAQNGAARAALGQAARRHALAHLHVDAVLGAAERELAALAVPGRTQASRARDA; encoded by the coding sequence ATGAAGATCCTGATCTACGGCATCAACTACGCCCCCGAACTGACCGGCATCGGCAAGTACAGCGCGGAGATGGCCGAATGGCTGGCCGCCCGCGGACACAGCGTCAGCGTGGTCACGGCGCCGCCCTACTATCCGCAATGGCGGGTGCATGACGGCTATCGCGCCGGACGCTATGCGCGCGAGGAGCGCGCCGGCGTCTCGGTGCGCCGCGCCCCGTTGTGGGTGCCGGCGCGGCCCGGTGGCGTCAAGCGCCTGCTGCACCTGGCCAGCTTCGCCCTGTCCAGCCTTCCCAGCCTGCTGCGCGCCGCCGCTGGGCGGCCCGACGTCATCCTGGTGGTCGAGCCGGCGCTGTTCTGCGCGCCCGCGGCATGGCTGGCCGCCAGGCTGTGCGGCGCTCGCGCCTGGCTGCACGTGCAGGACTATGAAGTGGACGCCGCGTTCGAGCTGGGCCTGCTCAAGGGCGCCTGGCTGCGCCGCGCCGTCGCCCGCGCCGAGCGCTGGCTGATGCGCCGCTTCGACCGCGTTTCCACCATTTCTGAGCGCATGCTGGCGCTGGCCAGGGACAAGGGCGTGGAGCCCGCCCGCGCCGTGCTGCTGCCGAACTGGATCGACGCGCAGGCGATCACGCCGGACCTGGACGGCGGCGCGTACCGCGCGCAACTCGGCATCCCCGCCGACGCGATCGTGGCGCTGTATTCCGGCAACATGGGCGGCAAGCAGGGCCTGCAGGTCCTGGCCGACGTGGCCCGCCGCCTGGAAGGCGAAACGCGGCTGTGGTTCGTTTTCTGCGGCCAGGGACCGGAACGGGCCGCGCTGCAGGCGCGCTGCGCCGGACTGGCGCGCGCACGCTTCCTGGACCTGCAGCCCGCCGAACGCCTGGGCGAGCTGCTGTGCATGGCGGACATCCATCTACTGCCGCAGCGCGCGGGCGCGGCCGACCTCGTCATGCCGTCCAAGCTGACCGGCATGCTGGCCAGCGGCCGTCCTGTGGTCTGCGGCGCCGCGCCGGGCACGGAACTGGCGGGCGTGATCACGCGCTGCGGCCTGTTGACTCCCCCTGAAGACGCGGCGGCCATGGCCGAGGCCGTGCTCAGCCTGGCGCAAAACGGCGCGGCCAGGGCCGCGCTGGGCCAGGCCGCGCGGCGCCATGCCCTGGCTCATCTGCACGTGGACGCGGTGCTGGGCGCGGCCGAGCGCGAACTGGCGGCCCTTGCCGTCCCGGGCAGGACACAGGCCTCGCGCGCCCGCGACGCCTGA
- a CDS encoding response regulator transcription factor yields the protein MTTVLIEDYALLRVAIQHVLERVRKTDDILAISPAQMLNLPNSLNRPVEMLVVGCGGIAENDIALLTQAIAFFGPRLAMVLYSVLDQAVMAACARAGVAGYLPKASSPDALAAAVSLVQAGGECYPQPAGRPLPRTAAPALELRELTQRQAEILQLLVQGKTMREIGEQVGISVATVKSHARTLYWKLNARNQAEAAYVAVQLGLVSGVGLPPTPREPSE from the coding sequence ATGACAACCGTTCTAATCGAAGACTATGCGTTGCTTCGCGTCGCCATCCAGCATGTGCTGGAGCGCGTGCGCAAAACGGACGACATCCTGGCGATCTCGCCGGCCCAGATGCTCAACCTGCCCAATTCGCTCAACCGTCCGGTGGAAATGCTGGTGGTCGGTTGCGGCGGCATCGCCGAGAACGATATCGCGCTGTTGACACAGGCCATCGCCTTCTTCGGGCCCAGGCTGGCGATGGTGCTGTATTCCGTGCTGGATCAGGCGGTGATGGCGGCTTGCGCCCGCGCGGGCGTGGCCGGCTATCTGCCCAAGGCATCCAGCCCGGACGCCCTGGCGGCCGCGGTCAGCCTGGTCCAGGCGGGAGGCGAATGCTATCCGCAGCCGGCTGGCCGGCCGCTGCCGCGCACCGCCGCGCCGGCGCTGGAGCTGCGCGAGCTGACGCAGCGGCAGGCGGAGATCCTGCAGCTGCTGGTGCAGGGCAAGACCATGCGCGAGATCGGCGAGCAGGTGGGCATATCGGTGGCCACCGTGAAGAGCCATGCGCGCACGTTGTACTGGAAGCTCAATGCGCGCAATCAGGCCGAGGCCGCCTATGTCGCCGTGCAGCTGGGGCTGGTCAGCGGCGTGGGCCTGCCGCCGACGCCGCGCGAACCTTCGGAGTGA